AGTTCATACTTATCACCTATGTTTTTTAGCCGCAACAATGGCTTTGCCATATCCACACCTTCCAATGAGCAATATAGAGGCGATGGCATTGCTGGACGTGGTCCTATGGGCTATGGTATTGCCACAATCCGTGTCGATGGCACGGATGTCTTTGCCGTGTACAATGCCATGAAGAAGGCACGAGAATATGTGCTGCGGGAAAACAAACCCATTGTGTTTGAGGCGCTCGCTTATCGTGTGGGACATCATTCTACCTCAGATGACAGTACCGCCTATCGTTCAGCAGATGAAATCGAAGTGTGGAACACCTTGGAGCATCCTATATCCAAGCTCAAGAGTTACATGGTTCACAAGGGCTGGTTTAATGAGCAGCAAGAAACCGAATTTGTTAGCAGCGTGCGGAAGCAGGTGCTCAAGCAAATTGCCGTTTCAGAGAAGAAGCTCAAGCCGAATTATCGCGAAATGTTTGAGGGTGTCTACGATACAATTCCCGAACACCTCCAGGAGCAGCAGCGAGAGCTGGAGCAGCACATCGAAGCGCATAAGGAATTCTATCCGCTGAAAAACTTCAAGCAATAGACGTAAATTAAGCAACTGCAAACGATTCTACAACATTTAACCGGAGAGACTCTATCAAAAGTGCATTTATTAAGCTTAAgcaatatattcttttttgttcGTTATTGGGTCTAACccaaaacaaagcaatttaTCATTGTTGTTAAATACTTAGACAACCTGTTAATTCAAGTTAAatacttgttttatttagtgaccattttaatatacatttttggtgTTTTAGCAGCCCCGCTGAATAGTTTGAAATATgtgaaaatgtataatatttactcAAGCATTTTACTTATGTGAAACTGACTTAAAATACATATGGTTTGGAAAATgagttaaaatttattagtttgatttacatacaaatacaatacgCAGAAAaacaatacatatttataataaggGGTATTCCTACAAACGAGTAAACTGAATTTCACTTATTAACAATTCTAGTTAGTGATgtaatacaaaaatcaattcattAAAACCATTATTTaacttgtatatttaaatttttacatcacttATCAAAAGACTCagcatataatttattgtggCTGAAATATGGCTGGATACTTTGTGCCGTATTAATTAGCCATATGCAAAGtaatcatttaaatgtatatattcataaaattcaatttactaaGCAGCTGAAAATCTACGCGTTTGCAGgaatactttttaatatacttttcaTTTAGACTTAACGCACATAATTCGGGCACGCACTGTGAAGGTGAAGCTATCTAACATTATAGACGAAACAAAAGGGATCTTTGCATAAGCTTGGCtggaatgtgtgtgtatgtgggagCGGCTCAATTGGTACGCAGTTGATAGTCGCCATTCTGTGTGATATAGCGCACCCAGGGCAGTGCCTGATAGCCACTCTTCTCAATGATCTTCAGATATCGCACTTGTATGCCCGATGTTGTAAAATAGGGTATCTCAAAGCGCACCTGTATTGGCGGCTTACCCTCAGCATTGTCCTCGTTCTCAACGCTGGGCAGGCCAAAGTGTGCGCGCATTAGATACTCTTTGCCACCAGGAAACGATTTGATCGTCCAGATGATGGCATTCTGTTCCGGTGCATACTTGCAACTGCCAATGGTTGTCTTAAACTTCGGCGAGTCTGCATCCGCCGGCACTGGTATTACAATTTCCACATTATTGGCCGTTGATCTGCGCTTAAATTGAGATTTTGCCTTAATCATGTATTCCACACGCGAGTGTGCATGTCGCTCGATGACTGATTCAATCCAGATTAAAGGCTTCACCtgtcaagaaaaaaaatcaaaaacattaattaattgctaaagatttttatttactttcatAAATGATTAACTTACATGCGTGTTGAGGCGGTACGACATTAATTCAAATTCTCCATCCGGTGGTATAAACGAAATTGTGCGATCGTTTTCGAAACGTGACAGACGTACACACTGATGAAACTTGACATCCTCCAGCTCAACGGACTTGGATTTGCCACGTCCAGTGCTCTCAAAGAGTACCTTATCATTTAATCCCAACCGCAGTTCCGGCATCCCGGACAAATAAACCCGCATTTTGATGGCGCCAACAATTTCGCTGCGCAGGACATTTCCATTGGCATTTGCTAACAGATTGACCGATTCAATGACATCTAGGAACACCTCATTTTTGCGATACTTGATGCCCTCGGAACGCCAGGAGACGGCATTTGTTACGGCGACTGGTATGCGAGGTTGCAGCTCAAGTTTGTGACCCTCCTGCGTTATGTATTCCTGCAGTATTTTCGAGTCCGTCGTTTGTGGATAACCAAAGTCAATCAATTCATCAAGCAATTCGTATATTATAACGAAATTGTCCCGTATGGATTCCTCCTCCAGCTCTTTGAAGTACTCGACAAACACCTGTGCGATTTTGTGCAGAAATACAAAGACCAACGCAATGTTCACATTCTTGTTGCGTGGTGTTGTGGACACAATGTACAGATTGTTCGTCTTTATGTAGGCGAATGTCGTCTCAGACGTCTGCAGAATGGGCGTGACCAGACCCTCCTCTTCGCGTTCCATGAGCAGCGGCATGAATTTATCGATCACGGCCATGTCAATGTTGTCGCCGCGATAATTACGGGATATCAACACCTTGCCCTTCACGTCCAGCACAAATATGGCTGATGAAGACATTTTTCGTTTATTGGCTTAAAAGCTTCCAGCTGCCACTTGTTCTTTTGTTTcccaaaatatgaatattaagcTGGTGCGTTGCCGAGCCTGTGAAATTGCAGATAAGTTTTGAAACACGTCGAATGGACTGGCAACACTTGtatattacattattattgtaattatctTTTCTTTTGACGATTTACCACGCAAGTGGAATTTATAGTTTAGTCACACGAAAATTACTTACGTCGTCGACTGGTGCTTCTTCTTAACGCTAGAGCTGCTAATCTATCGATTGCGCTTTCGACTGCTCTATCGATAATGTACTACAAtcatgattaaatttaatttatatttaaaattgtgtgaataattaaaatattattgccTAGTTAAGCAATTGTTCAAATCTAATTTGTATGACCGGCATAGGACAAAAGTTTCAACATCCTCGAATGTCACCATCGATAATGGAGCTCTTGAACAGTTCGCTCATGAATCACTAAGAAAATGCTGCCAGATGTTCAAACTATCGGTAATTTTTTTCAGCGGTTTAAGGCTGTCACATCGGGCTTAGCGATTTTTgcgtgtaaaaaaaattaactggCAACGTCTTTAATATAAAtccattaaaaaagaaataaacaaaagtgcaaATTGTTAGATATTTGCAAATGAATCCGAGTATTAGTATTGAACGTAAACGCGTTGACTGCAACGCACTACCTAAAGGTTGGCAACGCGAAGAAGTACACAGAAAATCGGGCTGCAATTCGGGCGTTGATGTTTTCTACTACAGGTAAACCAACCATATTATTGGGCTGAAGTTTTAACAAACAGGTACACGGTGAAGGTGGCGCCTGGAAACTAACGTAAACTGTAaaatacacccacacacaaacacactacGACCGCACGTGCGATAAGGAATTTGTTTTAATCACTCTCACTACTCTTTTGTTATTACATCTACCACACAcgaacaacaaccacacacacacacacacatgcacacacgcacacacacctacatCCACAATTCTTGCCCCAACCCAATTGGATGTGTACAGCCCCACAGGCAAAAGAATTGAAAGTAAACCGCAATTAGCACGTCAATTGGGCGCCGAGATGTTTGACATTAGCAACTTTGATTTTCAAACCGGCAAAATGCAACTGCATCGACAAATGCCCTCGCCATCCATATCACTGTATCGATGCAATGCAGCGGGAACGATTATAAGCAACGCTGTCGCAGGTGgaaacagtgctgccaatgcCCTAAAACGTAAATTTAGCAGAGCCCAATCTCAAAGCtcaaacaataacagcaacagcggcagtgTGGGCATTGTGACGTcgatatcatcatcatcatcgccatCATCAGGCTCaccagtaacaacaacaactatggcAACATCTGCAATGACGGCAGCTAatcagcggcaacaacaacagcaacaacaatttgaattcAGGTAGAGCCAAGTCGAATATTCTTGGCTCCCCGAGCTCTTTGCATGCACCTGTCTGCCTacctatgtatatatatatttttaaccaAACATACTGTAACTActacaaaattaacaaaaattggtTAAACTGTATTTAGTTGCCTGAACTCTGTGTTAACTTTTATAACAATTGCATGCTTTTTCATAATTCTTCGCTTGTTTTTGAGGTATTTGAGATGCATACGTCTaggataaaaaaataataatatatttttagtaaaaagtATACATTGTCTAAATTTACAGACGTTCCCTTAGACATGTGCATGATCAAGTGAATTTATTGAAAGTTACCCAGTTATTTTCATCTCGACTTTATATCATatgcaatttatatatttgttttaacagCCGTGCTCTGCGCACAGATGTCTCCTTGGTGCCACCGATACGACAGACTGCCTCCATATTCAAGCAGCCGGTAACAGTAGTCCGAAATCACGAGCCCAACAAGGTGAAGCACGATGCCAAGCATGGGGGACAGGAGAAGCCCAAACAACTGTTCTGGGAGAAGCGATTGGAGCGTTTACGTGCCTGCCATGATAATGGTGAGGAACTGGACGAAATATCACTGCCAAAAACAATTCGAACTGTCGGTCCCAATGTTAACGAACAGACTGTACTGCAATCGGTAGCTACGGCACTGCATATGCTCAATGCTGGCGTGCACGGCCAAAGTTCCACAAAGGCTGAGCTAACGAAGAATGCAATGGCATTCATGAATCCCGAACAGCCGCTAATGCATGCGGTTATCATCTCAGAGGACGACATACGCAAGCAAGAGGATCGTGTGGGTTTGGCGCGACGAAAGCTACAGGATGCCCTCAAGACATGAATACCACTGATGATATTCAATTAGAAATTCCATTATGgctaacatattttataattgtactattattatattcaCTTCCAAACTATGAGGTAACCCTATTGCTCGATTTCCGTTTCCTCTTCAAGtatatgtgaaaattttaacaataagtctagttttttaataaatattaatagtcAAACCAACTTGAAATTTGagttaattacaaataacGATAGCAGCGTCAgttgcacatttttattttgctttggtTGCTGTTTCTTTCTAACAATAAATTTCACATATAGTTTatagtttaaaaacaaatgacaGTTATGcatattatcaatttttatgtgtatatatatatctcttcaaaatgtatatacatttatgtgACTGCATTGCTTTTGGACATTTCTTagtatgtttcttttttgaatgtgtttaaaaatacatagacTATTAAATCTAACAATTTACAGTTCTGCAACTATTCCAAACCCTCATCCATCTCATCGTCCTCATAGTCAATGCCATCATAATCCGTTGACGAGCGTGTTAACtgaaaatcacaaaaataaatcatgaTAAAGCATgaatctttaaaatattgttcttAATTTAGTTAAGCTTACTTGTGTGTAAATTCCACGCCAAGCAGCAAACACGCCCATTGCCAAAACTGCTCCAACTCCTGCCACAATCTTTGTATTCATTTCAGTTTCCATAAACTTGCGTTCGGACGGCGTCAAGGTGTTGTCCGCGTGACCAGAGGATTTTGTTAGCTTTATCGAACTATAGCATTCATTTCGGAATACATCTCTCGTAATGCGACTAATGAAATTCACGAGATTTTGACATCCTTTTATGTGATTTTGCAAGGGATTATTGGGCAGTGATATTTTAAAGATTATGGCCAGGTAACTGTAGACAATTGCATCCAGTTCACTGTAGATGTCACCAAAGAACCAGACCTTGCGTCCCAGTTTACGTGATAACAAGTTCACGGCCATTTTGGCATTAGTGACCAGCTATAAAGAAATTTCACAAATTAGTTACAAAATTACCCAATACCACTGATTGCTTACATAGTCACTTTCGTGCTTCTCCATCTTATCGTTTATATCGAAACCGCCCAGAACTTGGACAACGTCGCAGGCTTCACGCTGATACGTGGATGGATAGTAGAAGTTGAATGGAAATGGTGTACGCTTGGCGTACAAACCACGTGTGGTTGTATCATAGTTGTTTGGCTCTCCATAAAGGAAGTAATGATAGTAGGCATGCAGTTGTGTGAATGCCCAATTGGAGTATGTGGTGGACAGGTGCTTTTGTTTCGATGTTAAATGCGCATCCACCGGATAACCCTAAAAGATAAACAGCTTTTATTCAAGTGGAACAATGCAGAAATTCAGCATTCAAATATTCTATAAATAGCCAAGAGGTTTATTCACCCCGTCTGTTTTGTTTCATTGGATCACTCACCTCAAGATCCAGCACGCGTTTGATCTCCTTATAGCCAGTGAATTTGTCGTTGCCAATCTGTAGATAGGGCAACTTTCCGGCACCCGACCGTAAtggatttgtatttgtttcaaTGTCCACAGGGCAGCGGGTGAAGCGTAGCAAACACTGTTGACAATTTCGCCAAATGACAACACtttgattaataattattgataCGACTGATAGGAGGAGTAGCTAGCTGATTATGATGCAACTAAACTTACCAAGACACGCATACATTCGAAATCAATTGTTGGCAGTCCCCACTCCCCCTTGTACACATGTAACTTTGACCccaattgcattttgtttaatttgctgTTTGTACTTTCTTCGTTAATTCAGCAAAGCAAATGCACTTGCATTGTAtgtaatattcaaaaaaataaattgttgtgcCAAAATGTGCCGGACGATTCTGAGAGAGATTTCAGATTGACACTCATTGCCAGTGTTATTGTTTCCCCTAAAACTTGTCAACACTGCTGTGGAAACACTGTTTTGGGCCAAATGTTGCCACCCTGTATCATTTTGCGTACAATGCCAAAAAtggtaacttaaaaaatatatagcattttttttttttaacatttttaacattaaatttgtaacttctctgCCCTTGGGGGACGAGCTTCAagccttcattaaaatgttttctttaattatatgtaatttcgaattttaaattttcatcaaattattaatttattgcaaagatTTTgcattagaaatttaaattatcaaaaatttacttttgacAGTGTGGCCGCACGCCACACTGTattcagtatttattatttaacaagtACTTTAACTCCCGCGCAAGCATATGGTctgatatatgtatttgttattgcttGTGCATTTCGTTTCCCGCATAGTGAATTTACTTtcctataataaatattaatgaatgAATAGATACTCACGATGGCACTTGTGGATTACGGTAGTAGCTCAAGCTCAGAAAACGAGGAGACTGAGGAAATAGGTCCAGCGCCGACTATTCTCAAGAGGTAAtgtaaaatgttgtaaatctaacataattcttaaatttaaaacggGATAGACCGGCATTACCCACAGCAGTTTCTTTGCTGGGCACCAAGATACCAAGACAAGAAACGCAAgacgaggaggaggatgacACAGATAACTCTGCTTTGCATGGTGGTCGTATAAGAAGCTTTAAGCACGAGCGAGGAAATTGGGCAACCTTTGTTTATGTGCCTGCATTCGCCTCTGTCGAGCAGCTGGAGGACTTTCAATCAGAGGTTATAGAAAAACTAGAGCCACACGTTCAACTGCAGGCCAATGAATCCTTGCATTTAAGTTTAAGCAAAACTGTAGTCTTACAATATCACCAAATTGATGAGTTTACAAGATCGCTGCAACAGGCGCTCCAAAGTTGCACCGGGTAAGTGCAAGATAATCTCAATCAAAATTAactattaatatacatatttatgttaacGTTTGATAGATTCAACAGTACACTGCATATGGTATGTTCCTCAAGACACATTTGCTGCATATGTATTGATTTGATTCTATCCAACTTAGCTCCAAGTCTATACAAATGAGGAGAGGACACGCACCTTTCTAGCTGTTCAGTTGGATGCTGCTTTTACGGCCAAAATGTCGGTTCTTTTGCGACCTGTGGATTTGGT
The genomic region above belongs to Drosophila innubila isolate TH190305 chromosome 3R unlocalized genomic scaffold, UK_Dinn_1.0 2_E_3R, whole genome shotgun sequence and contains:
- the LOC117790244 gene encoding AP-1 complex subunit mu-1, whose amino-acid sequence is MSSSAIFVLDVKGKVLISRNYRGDNIDMAVIDKFMPLLMEREEEGLVTPILQTSETTFAYIKTNNLYIVSTTPRNKNVNIALVFVFLHKIAQVFVEYFKELEEESIRDNFVIIYELLDELIDFGYPQTTDSKILQEYITQEGHKLELQPRIPVAVTNAVSWRSEGIKYRKNEVFLDVIESVNLLANANGNVLRSEIVGAIKMRVYLSGMPELRLGLNDKVLFESTGRGKSKSVELEDVKFHQCVRLSRFENDRTISFIPPDGEFELMSYRLNTHVKPLIWIESVIERHAHSRVEYMIKAKSQFKRRSTANNVEIVIPVPADADSPKFKTTIGSCKYAPEQNAIIWTIKSFPGGKEYLMRAHFGLPSVENEDNAEGKPPIQVRFEIPYFTTSGIQVRYLKIIEKSGYQALPWVRYITQNGDYQLRTN
- the LOC117791229 gene encoding methyl-CpG-binding domain protein 3 isoform X1, which encodes MNPSISIERKRVDCNALPKGWQREEVHRKSGCNSGVDVFYYSPTGKRIESKPQLARQLGAEMFDISNFDFQTGKMQLHRQMPSPSISLYRCNAAGTIISNAVAGGNSAANALKRKFSRAQSQSSNNNSNSGSVGIVTSISSSSSPSSGSPVTTTTMATSAMTAANQRQQQQQQQFEFSRALRTDVSLVPPIRQTASIFKQPVTVVRNHEPNKVKHDAKHGGQEKPKQLFWEKRLERLRACHDNGEELDEISLPKTIRTVGPNVNEQTVLQSVATALHMLNAGVHGQSSTKAELTKNAMAFMNPEQPLMHAVIISEDDIRKQEDRVGLARRKLQDALKT
- the LOC117791229 gene encoding methyl-CpG-binding domain protein 2 isoform X2 encodes the protein MNPSISIERKRVDCNALPKGWQREEVHRKSGCNSGVDVFYYSRALRTDVSLVPPIRQTASIFKQPVTVVRNHEPNKVKHDAKHGGQEKPKQLFWEKRLERLRACHDNGEELDEISLPKTIRTVGPNVNEQTVLQSVATALHMLNAGVHGQSSTKAELTKNAMAFMNPEQPLMHAVIISEDDIRKQEDRVGLARRKLQDALKT
- the LOC117791230 gene encoding metaxin-1 homolog, with the translated sequence MQLGSKLHVYKGEWGLPTIDFECMRVLCLLRFTRCPVDIETNTNPLRSGAGKLPYLQIGNDKFTGYKEIKRVLDLEGYPVDAHLTSKQKHLSTTYSNWAFTQLHAYYHYFLYGEPNNYDTTTRGLYAKRTPFPFNFYYPSTYQREACDVVQVLGGFDINDKMEKHESDYLVTNAKMAVNLLSRKLGRKVWFFGDIYSELDAIVYSYLAIIFKISLPNNPLQNHIKGCQNLVNFISRITRDVFRNECYSSIKLTKSSGHADNTLTPSERKFMETEMNTKIVAGVGAVLAMGVFAAWRGIYTQLTRSSTDYDGIDYEDDEMDEGLE
- the LOC117791379 gene encoding U6 snRNA phosphodiesterase, yielding MALVDYGSSSSSENEETEEIGPAPTILKRPALPTAVSLLGTKIPRQETQDEEEDDTDNSALHGGRIRSFKHERGNWATFVYVPAFASVEQLEDFQSEVIEKLEPHVQLQANESLHLSLSKTVVLQYHQIDEFTRSLQQALQSCTGFNSTLHMLQVYTNEERTRTFLAVQLDAAFTAKMSVLLRPVDLVMRDYRLPQFYEKPSFHVSLLWCVGDYQELLTNKLKELQQLLEDHDTLKLPVNEVHCKCGNKDFIYKLK